Proteins found in one Canis aureus isolate CA01 chromosome 19, VMU_Caureus_v.1.0, whole genome shotgun sequence genomic segment:
- the USP19 gene encoding ubiquitin carboxyl-terminal hydrolase 19 isoform X10, protein MSGGASATGPRRGPPGLEEATSKKKQKDRANQESKDGDPRRGSTSSREEQAKEELLLDWRQSADEVIVKLRVGAGPLRLEEVDAAFTDTDCVVRLPGGRQWGGVFYAEIESSCTKVQARKGGLLQLALPKKVPLLTWPSLLKPLGTQEVVPGLRCQENGQEPSPIALEPGPEPRRAKQEARNQKRAQGRGEVGAGAGPGAQAGPSAKRAVHLRRGPEGEGSRDGPGPRGDAPPFLAETATQAEAEEQLRVPPLNPQTCLLGSEENLALLTGEKTVSPRNDPVSPAMSRSRDPEKGDRSKEEMAVAADAVTLVDGKEPESMVNLAFVKNDSYEKGPDSVVVHVYVKEIRRDTSRVLFREQDFTLIFQTRDGNFLRLHPGCGPHTLFRWQVKLRNLIEPEQCTFCFTASRIDICLRKRQSQRWGGLEAPAARGAVGGAKVAVPTGPTPLDSAPPGGTPHPLTGQEEARAVEKEKPKPRSEDTGLDGVAARTPMEHVAPKPEPHLASPKPTCMVPPMPHSPVSGDSVEEEEEEEKKVCLPGFTGLVNLGNTCFMNSVIQSLSNTRELRDFFHDRSFETEINYNNPLGTGGRLAIGFAVLLRALWKGTHHAFQPSKLKAIVASKASQFTGYAQHDAQEFMAFLLDGLHEDLNRIQNKPYTETVDSDGRPDEVVAEEAWQRHKMRNDSFIVDLFQGQYKSKLVCPVCAKVSITFDPFLYLPVPLPQKQKVLPVFYFAREPHSKPIKFLVSISKENSSASEVLDSLSQSVHVKPENLRLAEVIKNRFHRVFLPSHSLDTVSPSDTLLCFELLSPELAKERVVVLEVQQRPQVPSIPISKCAACQRKQQSEDEKLKRCTRCYRVGYCNQLCQKTHWPDHKGLCRPENIGYPFLVSVPASRLIYARLAQLLEGYARYSVSVFQPPFQPGRMALESQGPGCTTLLSTSSLEAGDSERDPIQPPELQLVTPVAEGDTGVPRAWAAPDRGPVPSTSGVSSEVLASGPVEVGSLPAGERVSRPEAAVPGYQHPSEAMNSHTPQFFIYKIDASNREQRLEDKGDTPLELGEDCSLALVWRNNERLQEFVLVASKELECAEDPGSAGEAARAGHFTLDQCLNLFTRPEVLAPEEAWYCPQCKQHREASKQLLLWRLPNVLIVQLKRFSFRSFIWRDKINDLVEFPVRNLDLSKFCIGQKEEQLPSYDLYAVINHYGGMIGGHYTACARLPNDRSSQRSDVGWRLFDDSTVTTVDESQVVTRYAYVLFYRRRNSPVERPPRAGHSEHHPDLGPAAEAAASQGLGPGQAPEVAPTRTAPERFAPSVDRPAPTYSNMEEVD, encoded by the exons ATGTCTGGTGGGGCCAGCGCCACAGGCCCAAGGAGGGGTCCCCCAGGATTGGAGGAGGCCACCAGTAAGAAGAAGCAGAAGGATCGAGCAAACCAGGAGAGCAAGGATGGAGATCCTAGGAGAG GGTCGACATCTTCTCGGGAGGAGCAGGCCAAAGAGG AGTTGTTGCTTGATTGGAGGCAGAGTGCAGATGAGGTGATTGTCAAGCTGCGTGTGGGAGCAGGTCCCCTGCGGCTGGAGGAAGTGGATGCTGCTTTCACGGACACAGACTGCGTGGTGCGGCTTCCAG GTGGTCGGCAGTGGGGTGGTGTTTTCTACGCTGAAATAGAAAGTTCTTGCACCAAAGTACAAGCTCGTAAAGGTGGCCTCCTGCAGCTGGCACTGCCCAAGAAGGTGCCTCTGCTCACATGGCCCTCTCTTCTG AAACCTCTAGGGACCCAGGAGGTGGTACCAGGGCTGCGGTGCCAGGAGAATGGGCAGGAGCCATCTCCCATTGCTCTGGAGCCAGGCCCTGAGCCCCGTCGGGCTAAACAGGAGGCCCGGAACCAGAAGCGGGCCCAGGGCCGTGGTGAGGTAGGCGCAGGGGCTGGCCCCGGGGCCCAGGCAGGCCCCAGCGCCAAGAGGGCTGTGCATCTCCgcagagggccagagggggaaggGTCCAGAGATGGGCCTGGACCCCGGGGTGATGCCCCCCCCTTCTTGGCTGagacagccacccag GCAGAAGCTGAGGAACAGCTCCGGGTACCACCATTGAACCCCCAGACCTGCCTCTTGGGCTCAGAGGAGAATCTAGCACTCTTGACAGGAGAAAAGACTGTGTCTCCCAGGAATGACCCAGTCTCCCCAGCCATGTCCCGGAGCAGAGACCCTGAGAAAGGTGACCGTTCCAAAGAGGAGATGGCAGTGGCAGCAGATGCTGTAACCTTGGTGGATGGTAAAG AGCCGGAATCCATGGTGAACCTGGCATTTGTCAAGAATGACTCATATGAAAAGGGGCCAGATTCCGTGGTGGTGCACGTGTACGTGAAAGAAATCCGCAGGGACACCTCTCGAGTGCTTTTCCGCGAGCAGGACTTCACACTTATCTTCCAGACCAG GGATGGAAACTTCCTGAGACTACACCCGGGCTGTGGGCCCCACACCCTCTTCCGTTggcaggtgaagctcag GAACCTGATTGAACCTGAGCAGTGCACCTTCTGCTTCACCGCCTCTCGCATTGACATCTGCCTCCGTAAGCGGCAAAGTCAGCGCTGGGGGGGCCTGGAGGCCCCAGCTGCACGAG GTGCAGTGGGTGGTGCAAAGGTTGCCGTGCCGACAGGTCCAACCCCTCTGGATTCAGCACCACCAGGAGGtacccctcaccccctcacaGGACAGGAGGAAGCTCGGGCTGTGGAGAAGGAAAAACCCAAGCCTCGGTCTGAGGACACGGGGTTGGATGGTGTGGCTGCCCGTACGCCCATGGAGCATGTAGCCCCAAAGCCAGAGCCACACCTGGCCTCG CCCAAGCCCACATGTATGGTGCCTCCAATGCCTCATAGCCCAGTGAGTGGAGAcagtgtggaggaagaggaggaggaagagaagaaggtgTGTCTGCCAGGCTTCACTGGCCTTGTCAACCTAGGCAACACTTGCTTCATGAACAGTGTTATTCAGTCTTTGTCTAACACTCGGGAGCTCCGTGACTTCTTCCATG ACCGCTCCTTTGAGACTGAGATCAACTACAACAACCCATTGGGGACTGGTGGGCGTCTGGCCATTGGCTTTGCTGTGCTGCTCCGGGCGCTATGGAAGGGCACTCACCATGCCTTCCAGCCTTCCAAGTTGAAG GCCATTGTGGCGAGCAAGGCCAGCCAGTTCACAGGCTATGCACAGCATGATGCCCAGGAGTTCATGGCTTTCTTGCTGGATGGGCTGCATGAAGACCTGAATCGCATTCAGAACAAGCCATACACAGAGACTGTGGACTCGGATGGGCGGCCTGATGAG GTGGTGGCTGAAGAAGCATGGCAGCGGCATAAGATGCGGAATGACTCTTTCATCGTAGACCTATTTCAGGGGCAGTATAAGTCGAAGCTGGTGTGCCCTGTGTGTGCCAAG GTCTCCATCACTTTCGACCCATTCCTCTACCTGCCGGTACCCTTGCCACAGAAGCAGAAGGTTCTCCCCGTCTTCTATTTTGCCCGGGAGCCCCACAGCAAGCCTATCAAG TTTCTGGTGAGCATCAGCAAGGAGAACTCCAGCGCAAGTGAAGTGTTGGACTCCCTGTCTCAGAGTGTCCACGTGAAGCCTGAGAACCTGCGTCTGGCTGAG GTGATAAAGAATCGTTTCCACCGTGTGTTCCTGCCCTCCCACTCATTGGACACCGTGTCCCCATCTGACACACTCCTCTGCTTTGAGCTGCTATCCCCAGAGTTGGCTAAGGAACGGGTGGTGGTGCTAGAGGTGCAGCAG CGCCCCCAGGTGCCCAGCATCCCCATCTCCAAGTGTGCAGCCTGCCAGCGGAAGCAGCAGTCAGAAGATGAGAAGCTGAAGCGTTGTACTCGGTGCTACCGCGTGGGCTACTGCAACCA gcTCTGCCAGAAAACCCACTGGCCTGACCACAAGGGTCTCTGCCGCCCTGAGAATATTGGCTACCCATTTCTGGTCAGTGTACCTGCCTCACGTCTCATTTACGCTCGTCTTGCTCAGCTGCTAGAGGGCTATGCCCG GTACTCTGTGAGTGTATTCCAGCCACCCTTCCAGCCTGGCCGCATGGCCTTGGagtcccagggccctggctgcACTACGTTGCTCTCCACTAGCTCCCTGGAGGCTGGGGACAGTGAGAGGGACCCGATTCAGCCGCCTGAGCTCCAGTTGGTGACCCCTGTGGCTGAGGGGGACACAGGGGTCCCTCGGGCATGGGCGGCCCCTGACCGGGGCCCTGTGCCCAGCACCAGTGGCGTTTCTTCTGAGGTGCTGGCCAGTGGGCCTGTTGAAGTTGGCTCCTTGCCTGCTGGTGAGAGGGTGTCTCGGCCCGAAG CTGCTGTGCCCGGATATCAGCATCCAAGTGAAGCCATGAACTCCCACACACCCCagttcttcatctataaaattgatgCATCTAACCGAGAGCAGCGGCTGGAGGACAAAG GAGACACCCCCCTGGAGCTGGGTGAGGACTGTAGTCTGGCTCTAGTCTGGCGAAACAATGAGCGTCTACAGGAGTTTGTGTTGGTAGCCTCCAAGGAGCTGGAATGTGCTGAGGATCCAGGCTCTGCTGGTGAGGCTGCCCGTGCTGGCCACTTCACTCTGGACCAGTGCCTGAACCTCTTCACTCGGCCTGAGGTGCTGGCACCGGAGGAGGCttg GTACTGCCCACAGTGTAAACAACACCGAGAGGCCTCCAAGCAACTGTTGCTATGGCGCCTTCCTAACGTACTTATTGTTCAGCTCAAGCGCTTCTCCTTTCGGAGTTTCATCTGGCGTGACAAGATCAATGACTTGGTGGAGTTCCCTGTTCG GAATCTGGACCTGAGCAAGTTCTGCATCGGTCAGAAAGAGGAACAGCTGCCTAGCTACGACCTGTATGCTGTCATCAACCACTACGGAGGCATGATTGGCGGCCACTACACTGCCTGTGCGCGTCTACCCAATGACCGCAGCAGCCAGCGCAGCGACGTGG GCTGGCGCTTGTTTGATGACAGCACGGTGACAACAGTAGACGAGAGCCAGGTCGTGACGCGTTATGCCTATGTACTCTTCTACCGTCGGCGAAACTCTCCTGTGGAGAGGCCCCCCAGGGCAGGTCACTCTGAGCACCACCCAGACCTAGGCCCTGCAGCTGAGGCTGCTGCCAGCCAG GGACTAGGCCCTGGCCAGGCCCCCGAGGTGGCCCCCACGCGGACAGCCCCTGAACGCTTCGCCCCCTCTGTGGACCGCCCAGCCCCCACCTACAGCAACATGGAGGAGGTCGATTAG
- the USP19 gene encoding ubiquitin carboxyl-terminal hydrolase 19 isoform X5: MSGGASATGPRRGPPGLEEATSKKKQKDRANQESKDGDPRRGSTSSREEQAKEELLLDWRQSADEVIVKLRVGAGPLRLEEVDAAFTDTDCVVRLPGGRQWGGVFYAEIESSCTKVQARKGGLLQLALPKKVPLLTWPSLLKPLGTQEVVPGLRCQENGQEPSPIALEPGPEPRRAKQEARNQKRAQGRGEVGAGAGPGAQAGPSAKRAVHLRRGPEGEGSRDGPGPRGDAPPFLAETATQAEAEEQLRVPPLNPQTCLLGSEENLALLTGEKTVSPRNDPVSPAMSRSRDPEKGDRSKEEMAVAADAVTLVDEPESMVNLAFVKNDSYEKGPDSVVVHVYVKEIRRDTSRVLFREQDFTLIFQTRDGNFLRLHPGCGPHTLFRWQVKLRNLIEPEQCTFCFTASRIDICLRKRQSQRWGGLEAPAARGAVGGAKVAVPTGPTPLDSAPPGGTPHPLTGQEEARAVEKEKPKPRSEDTGLDGVAARTPMEHVAPKPEPHLASPKPTCMVPPMPHSPVSGDSVEEEEEEEKKVCLPGFTGLVNLGNTCFMNSVIQSLSNTRELRDFFHDRSFETEINYNNPLGTGGRLAIGFAVLLRALWKGTHHAFQPSKLKAIVASKASQFTGYAQHDAQEFMAFLLDGLHEDLNRIQNKPYTETVDSDGRPDEVVAEEAWQRHKMRNDSFIVDLFQGQYKSKLVCPVCAKVSITFDPFLYLPVPLPQKQKVLPVFYFAREPHSKPIKFLVSISKENSSASEVLDSLSQSVHVKPENLRLAEVIKNRFHRVFLPSHSLDTVSPSDTLLCFELLSPELAKERVVVLEVQQRPQVPSIPISKCAACQRKQQSEDEKLKRCTRCYRVGYCNQLCQKTHWPDHKGLCRPENIGYPFLVSVPASRLIYARLAQLLEGYARYSVSVFQPPFQPGRMALESQGPGCTTLLSTSSLEAGDSERDPIQPPELQLVTPVAEGDTGVPRAWAAPDRGPVPSTSGVSSEVLASGPVEVGSLPAGERVSRPEAAVPGYQHPSEAMNSHTPQFFIYKIDASNREQRLEDKGDTPLELGEDCSLALVWRNNERLQEFVLVASKELECAEDPGSAGEAARAGHFTLDQCLNLFTRPEVLAPEEAWYCPQCKQHREASKQLLLWRLPNVLIVQLKRFSFRSFIWRDKINDLVEFPVRNLDLSKFCIGQKEEQLPSYDLYAVINHYGGMIGGHYTACARLPNDRSSQRSDVGWRLFDDSTVTTVDESQVVTRYAYVLFYRRRNSPVERPPRAGHSEHHPDLGPAAEAAASQASRIWRELEAEEEPVPEGPVPLGPWGPQDWVGPPPRGPTTSDEGCLRYFVLGTVAALVALVLNMFYPLVSQSCWR, encoded by the exons ATGTCTGGTGGGGCCAGCGCCACAGGCCCAAGGAGGGGTCCCCCAGGATTGGAGGAGGCCACCAGTAAGAAGAAGCAGAAGGATCGAGCAAACCAGGAGAGCAAGGATGGAGATCCTAGGAGAG GGTCGACATCTTCTCGGGAGGAGCAGGCCAAAGAGG AGTTGTTGCTTGATTGGAGGCAGAGTGCAGATGAGGTGATTGTCAAGCTGCGTGTGGGAGCAGGTCCCCTGCGGCTGGAGGAAGTGGATGCTGCTTTCACGGACACAGACTGCGTGGTGCGGCTTCCAG GTGGTCGGCAGTGGGGTGGTGTTTTCTACGCTGAAATAGAAAGTTCTTGCACCAAAGTACAAGCTCGTAAAGGTGGCCTCCTGCAGCTGGCACTGCCCAAGAAGGTGCCTCTGCTCACATGGCCCTCTCTTCTG AAACCTCTAGGGACCCAGGAGGTGGTACCAGGGCTGCGGTGCCAGGAGAATGGGCAGGAGCCATCTCCCATTGCTCTGGAGCCAGGCCCTGAGCCCCGTCGGGCTAAACAGGAGGCCCGGAACCAGAAGCGGGCCCAGGGCCGTGGTGAGGTAGGCGCAGGGGCTGGCCCCGGGGCCCAGGCAGGCCCCAGCGCCAAGAGGGCTGTGCATCTCCgcagagggccagagggggaaggGTCCAGAGATGGGCCTGGACCCCGGGGTGATGCCCCCCCCTTCTTGGCTGagacagccacccag GCAGAAGCTGAGGAACAGCTCCGGGTACCACCATTGAACCCCCAGACCTGCCTCTTGGGCTCAGAGGAGAATCTAGCACTCTTGACAGGAGAAAAGACTGTGTCTCCCAGGAATGACCCAGTCTCCCCAGCCATGTCCCGGAGCAGAGACCCTGAGAAAGGTGACCGTTCCAAAGAGGAGATGGCAGTGGCAGCAGATGCTGTAACCTTGGTGGATG AGCCGGAATCCATGGTGAACCTGGCATTTGTCAAGAATGACTCATATGAAAAGGGGCCAGATTCCGTGGTGGTGCACGTGTACGTGAAAGAAATCCGCAGGGACACCTCTCGAGTGCTTTTCCGCGAGCAGGACTTCACACTTATCTTCCAGACCAG GGATGGAAACTTCCTGAGACTACACCCGGGCTGTGGGCCCCACACCCTCTTCCGTTggcaggtgaagctcag GAACCTGATTGAACCTGAGCAGTGCACCTTCTGCTTCACCGCCTCTCGCATTGACATCTGCCTCCGTAAGCGGCAAAGTCAGCGCTGGGGGGGCCTGGAGGCCCCAGCTGCACGAG GTGCAGTGGGTGGTGCAAAGGTTGCCGTGCCGACAGGTCCAACCCCTCTGGATTCAGCACCACCAGGAGGtacccctcaccccctcacaGGACAGGAGGAAGCTCGGGCTGTGGAGAAGGAAAAACCCAAGCCTCGGTCTGAGGACACGGGGTTGGATGGTGTGGCTGCCCGTACGCCCATGGAGCATGTAGCCCCAAAGCCAGAGCCACACCTGGCCTCG CCCAAGCCCACATGTATGGTGCCTCCAATGCCTCATAGCCCAGTGAGTGGAGAcagtgtggaggaagaggaggaggaagagaagaaggtgTGTCTGCCAGGCTTCACTGGCCTTGTCAACCTAGGCAACACTTGCTTCATGAACAGTGTTATTCAGTCTTTGTCTAACACTCGGGAGCTCCGTGACTTCTTCCATG ACCGCTCCTTTGAGACTGAGATCAACTACAACAACCCATTGGGGACTGGTGGGCGTCTGGCCATTGGCTTTGCTGTGCTGCTCCGGGCGCTATGGAAGGGCACTCACCATGCCTTCCAGCCTTCCAAGTTGAAG GCCATTGTGGCGAGCAAGGCCAGCCAGTTCACAGGCTATGCACAGCATGATGCCCAGGAGTTCATGGCTTTCTTGCTGGATGGGCTGCATGAAGACCTGAATCGCATTCAGAACAAGCCATACACAGAGACTGTGGACTCGGATGGGCGGCCTGATGAG GTGGTGGCTGAAGAAGCATGGCAGCGGCATAAGATGCGGAATGACTCTTTCATCGTAGACCTATTTCAGGGGCAGTATAAGTCGAAGCTGGTGTGCCCTGTGTGTGCCAAG GTCTCCATCACTTTCGACCCATTCCTCTACCTGCCGGTACCCTTGCCACAGAAGCAGAAGGTTCTCCCCGTCTTCTATTTTGCCCGGGAGCCCCACAGCAAGCCTATCAAG TTTCTGGTGAGCATCAGCAAGGAGAACTCCAGCGCAAGTGAAGTGTTGGACTCCCTGTCTCAGAGTGTCCACGTGAAGCCTGAGAACCTGCGTCTGGCTGAG GTGATAAAGAATCGTTTCCACCGTGTGTTCCTGCCCTCCCACTCATTGGACACCGTGTCCCCATCTGACACACTCCTCTGCTTTGAGCTGCTATCCCCAGAGTTGGCTAAGGAACGGGTGGTGGTGCTAGAGGTGCAGCAG CGCCCCCAGGTGCCCAGCATCCCCATCTCCAAGTGTGCAGCCTGCCAGCGGAAGCAGCAGTCAGAAGATGAGAAGCTGAAGCGTTGTACTCGGTGCTACCGCGTGGGCTACTGCAACCA gcTCTGCCAGAAAACCCACTGGCCTGACCACAAGGGTCTCTGCCGCCCTGAGAATATTGGCTACCCATTTCTGGTCAGTGTACCTGCCTCACGTCTCATTTACGCTCGTCTTGCTCAGCTGCTAGAGGGCTATGCCCG GTACTCTGTGAGTGTATTCCAGCCACCCTTCCAGCCTGGCCGCATGGCCTTGGagtcccagggccctggctgcACTACGTTGCTCTCCACTAGCTCCCTGGAGGCTGGGGACAGTGAGAGGGACCCGATTCAGCCGCCTGAGCTCCAGTTGGTGACCCCTGTGGCTGAGGGGGACACAGGGGTCCCTCGGGCATGGGCGGCCCCTGACCGGGGCCCTGTGCCCAGCACCAGTGGCGTTTCTTCTGAGGTGCTGGCCAGTGGGCCTGTTGAAGTTGGCTCCTTGCCTGCTGGTGAGAGGGTGTCTCGGCCCGAAG CTGCTGTGCCCGGATATCAGCATCCAAGTGAAGCCATGAACTCCCACACACCCCagttcttcatctataaaattgatgCATCTAACCGAGAGCAGCGGCTGGAGGACAAAG GAGACACCCCCCTGGAGCTGGGTGAGGACTGTAGTCTGGCTCTAGTCTGGCGAAACAATGAGCGTCTACAGGAGTTTGTGTTGGTAGCCTCCAAGGAGCTGGAATGTGCTGAGGATCCAGGCTCTGCTGGTGAGGCTGCCCGTGCTGGCCACTTCACTCTGGACCAGTGCCTGAACCTCTTCACTCGGCCTGAGGTGCTGGCACCGGAGGAGGCttg GTACTGCCCACAGTGTAAACAACACCGAGAGGCCTCCAAGCAACTGTTGCTATGGCGCCTTCCTAACGTACTTATTGTTCAGCTCAAGCGCTTCTCCTTTCGGAGTTTCATCTGGCGTGACAAGATCAATGACTTGGTGGAGTTCCCTGTTCG GAATCTGGACCTGAGCAAGTTCTGCATCGGTCAGAAAGAGGAACAGCTGCCTAGCTACGACCTGTATGCTGTCATCAACCACTACGGAGGCATGATTGGCGGCCACTACACTGCCTGTGCGCGTCTACCCAATGACCGCAGCAGCCAGCGCAGCGACGTGG GCTGGCGCTTGTTTGATGACAGCACGGTGACAACAGTAGACGAGAGCCAGGTCGTGACGCGTTATGCCTATGTACTCTTCTACCGTCGGCGAAACTCTCCTGTGGAGAGGCCCCCCAGGGCAGGTCACTCTGAGCACCACCCAGACCTAGGCCCTGCAGCTGAGGCTGCTGCCAGCCAG GCTTCCCGGATTTGGCGGGAGCTGGAGGCCGAGGAGGAACCGGTACCCGAGGGGCCTGTGCCCCTGGGTCCCTGGGGGCCCCAAGACTGGGTGGGCCCCCCACCACGTGGCCCTACCACATCAGATGAGGGCTGTCTCCGGTACTTTGTTCTGGGCACCGTGGCAGCTTTGGTGGCCCTCGTGCTCAACATGTTCTATCCTCTGGTATCCCAGAGTTGCTGGAGATGA